A stretch of the Medicago truncatula cultivar Jemalong A17 chromosome 5, MtrunA17r5.0-ANR, whole genome shotgun sequence genome encodes the following:
- the LOC11407326 gene encoding nodulation receptor kinase-like isoform X1 yields MMELQVIRIFRLVVAFVLCLCIFIRSASSATKGFESIACCADSNYTDPKTTLTYTTDHIWFSDKRSCRQIPEILFSHRSNKNVRKFEIYEGKRCYNLPTVKDQVYLIRGIFPFDSLNSSFYVSIGVTELGELRSSRLEDLEIEGVFRATKDYIDFCLLKEDVNPFISQIELRPLPEEYLHGFGTSVLKLISRNNLGDTNDDIRFPDDQNDRIWKRKETSTPTSALPLSFNVSNVDLKDSVTPPLQVLQTALTHPERLEFVHDGLETDDYEYSVFLHFLELNGTVRAGQRVFDIYLNNEIKKEKFDVLAGGSKNSYTALNISANGSLNITLVKASGSEFGPLLNAYEILQARSWIEETNQKDLEVIQKMREELLLHNQENEALESWSGDPCMIFPWKGITCDDSTGSSIITKLDLSSNNLKGAIPSIVTKMTNLQILNLSHNQFDMLFPSFPPSSLLISLDLSYNDLSGWLPESIISLPHLKSLYFGCNPSMSDEDTTKLNSSLINTDYGRCKAKKPKFGQVFVIGAITSGSLLITLAVGILFFCRYRHKSITLEGFGKTYPMATNIIFSLPSKDDFFIKSVSVKPFTLEYIEQATEQYKTLIGEGGFGSVYRGTLDDGQEVAVKVRSSTSTQGTREFDNELNLLSAIQHENLVPLLGYCNEYDQQILVYPFMSNGSLLDRLYGEASKRKILDWPTRLSIALGAARGLAYLHTFPGRSVIHRDVKSSNILLDQSMCAKVADFGFSKYAPQEGDSYVSLEVRGTAGYLDPEYYKTQQLSEKSDVFSFGVVLLEIVSGREPLNIKRPRIEWSLVEWAKPYIRASKVDEIVDPGIKGGYHAEALWRVVEVALQCLEPYSTYRPCMVDIVRELEDALIIENNASEYMKSIDSLGGSNRYSIVMDKRALPSTTSTAESTITTQTLSHPQPR; encoded by the exons ATGATGGAGTTACAAGTTATTAGGATATTTAGATTGGTTGTGGCAtttgttctttgtttgtgtATATTTATCAGATCAGCTTCTTCTGCAACTAAAG GGTTTGAGAGCATAGCATGTTGTGCTGATTCAAATTACACAGATCCAAAAACCACCCTAACTTATACAACAGATCACATCTGGTTCTCTGATAAAAGAAGTTGCAGACAAATACCCGAAATTTTGTTTAGCCACAGAAGCAATAAAAATGTTcgaaaatttgaaatatatgaaGGAAAGAGATGTTATAATTTGCCAACAGTTAAGGATCAAGTATATTTGATAAGGGGCATATTTCCCTTTGATAGTTTAAATTCTTCGTTTTATGTTTCGATCGGGGTAACAGAACTAGGCGAATTAAGATCGTCTAGGCTCGAGGACTTGGAAATTGAGGGAGTTTTTAGAGCCACCAAAGACTACATAGATTTCTGCTTATTGAAGGAGGATGTCAATCCCTTCATTTCTCAGATTGAATTGAGGCCATTACCTGAAGAATACCTACATGGTTTCGGTACTAGTGTTTTAAAACTGATAAGCAGAAACAATCTTGGTGACACAAATGATGATATAAG GTTCCCAGATGACCAAAATGATAGAATCTGGAAACGGAAAGAAACTTCAACTCCAACATCTGCCCTTCCACTGTCTTTCAATGTCAGCAATGTTGACCTCAAAGACAGTGTCACACCTCCTCTACAAGTCCTACAAACAGCTCTTACTCACCCTGAGCGATTGGAGTTCGTCCATGATGGCCTCGAGACCGATGATTATGAATACTCTGTGTTTCTCCACTTTCTTGAACTAAATGGCACTGTCAGAGCAGGACAAAGGGTGTTTGACATCTATCTAAACAATGAGATTAAAAAGGAGAAATTTGATGTTTTGGCTGGAGGGTCCAAGAACAGTTACACTGCCTTGAACATTTCAGCAAATGGATCACTCAATATAACCTTAGTCAAGGCATCTGGATCTGAGTTTGGACCCCTTTTGAATGCCTATGAAATCCTGCAGGCACGGTCGTGGATTGAAGAGACCAACCAAAAAGATT tGGAAGTTATTCAGAAGATGAGAGAAGAACTGCTGCTGCACAACCAAGAAAATGAAGCATTGGAGAGTTGGAGTGGAGACCCTTGTATGATTTTCCCCTGGAAAGGAATAACATGTGATGATTCAACTGGTTCATCTATTATCACTAAGCT GGATCTTTCTTCCAATAATCTCAAGGGAGCAATTCCTTCCATTGTCACTAAGATGACCAATTTACAAATACT GAACCTGAGCCACAACCAGTTCGATATGTTATTCCCCTCGTTTCCACCGTCCTCCTTGCTGATATCATT GGATCTTAGCTACAATGATCTTTCAGGATGGCTTCCAGAATCCATTATCTCACTGCCACATTTAAAATCATT ATATTTTGGCTGCAATCCATCTATGAGTGACGAAGATACAACAAAGTTGAACAGTTCACTAATCAATACAGA TTATGGGAGATGCAAAGCAAAAAAACCAAAGTTTGGACAAGTATTCGTGATTGGAGCTATTACAAGTGGATCACTTTTGATTACTTTGGCTGTTGGAATTCTATTTTTTTGCCGTTATAGACACAAGTCAATTACTTTGGAAGGATTTGGAAAGACCTACCCAATGGCAACAA ATATAATTTTCTCTTTGCCAAGCAAAGACGATTTCTTCATAAAGTCTGTATCAGTTAAACCGTTCACTTTGGAGTATATAGAGCAGGCTACAGAACAGTACAAAACTTTAATAGGTGAAGGAGGATTTGGCTCTGTTTACAGGGGCACTCTAGACGATGGTCAAGAAGTGGCAGTGAAAGTGCGGTCATCCACATCAACTCAGGGAACCCGAGAATTTGATAATGAG CTAAACCTACTTTCAGCTATACAACATGAGAACCTGGTGCCTCTTCTGGGTTACTGTAATGAGTATGATCAACAAATTCTCGTGTATCCTTTCATGTCCAATGGCTCTTTGCTAGATAGACTATACG GGGAAGCatcaaagagaaaaatattagaCTGGCCAACTAGACTCTCTATTGCTCTCGGTGCAGCTCGAG GTTTGGCATATCTTCACACATTTCCAGGACGTTCTGTAATACACAGGGACGTAAAATCGAGCAATATACTGCTGGATCAGAGCATGTGTGCTAAGGTTGCAGATTTTGGTTTCTCAAAATATGCTCCTCAGGAAGGAGACAGTTATGTTTCCCTTGAAGTAAGAGGAACTGCAGGGTATCTGGATCCTGA GTACTACAAAACCCAGCAATTATCTGAAAAAAGTGATGTTTTCAGCTTTGGTGTGGTTCTTCTTGAAATTGTAAGCGGACGGGAACCTCTCAACATAAAGAGACCAAGGATCGAGTGGAGCTTGGTTGAATGG GCTAAACCATACATAAGAGCATCAAAGGTGGATGAAATTGTAGATCCTGGCATCAAGGGAGGATATCATGCAGAGGCATTGTGGAGAGTTGTGGAAGTAGCACTACAATGTCTAGAACCCTACTCAACATATCGGCCATGCATGGTTGATATTGTCCGCGAGTTGGAGGATGCTCTCATTATTGAAAACAATGCATCTGAATACATGAAATCCATAGACAGCCTTGGAGGATCCAACCGCTACTCAATTGTTATGGACAAACGGGCGCTGCCTTCAACTACATCTACAGCAGAATCAACTATCACAACCCAAACCTTGTCACACCCTCAACCGAGATAG
- the LOC11407326 gene encoding nodulation receptor kinase-like isoform X2, which produces MMELQVIRIFRLVVAFVLCLCIFIRSASSATKGFESIACCADSNYTDPKTTLTYTTDHIWFSDKRSCRQIPEILFSHRSNKNVRKFEIYEGKRCYNLPTVKDQVYLIRGIFPFDSLNSSFYVSIGVTELGELRSSRLEDLEIEGVFRATKDYIDFCLLKEDVNPFISQIELRPLPEEYLHGFGTSVLKLISRNNLGDTNDDIRFPDDQNDRIWKRKETSTPTSALPLSFNVSNVDLKDSVTPPLQVLQTALTHPERLEFVHDGLETDDYEYSVFLHFLELNGTVRAGQRVFDIYLNNEIKKEKFDVLAGGSKNSYTALNISANGSLNITLVKASGSEFGPLLNAYEILQARSWIEETNQKDLEVIQKMREELLLHNQENEALESWSGDPCMIFPWKGITCDDSTGSSIITKLDLSSNNLKGAIPSIVTKMTNLQILDLSYNDLSGWLPESIISLPHLKSLYFGCNPSMSDEDTTKLNSSLINTDYGRCKAKKPKFGQVFVIGAITSGSLLITLAVGILFFCRYRHKSITLEGFGKTYPMATNIIFSLPSKDDFFIKSVSVKPFTLEYIEQATEQYKTLIGEGGFGSVYRGTLDDGQEVAVKVRSSTSTQGTREFDNELNLLSAIQHENLVPLLGYCNEYDQQILVYPFMSNGSLLDRLYGEASKRKILDWPTRLSIALGAARGLAYLHTFPGRSVIHRDVKSSNILLDQSMCAKVADFGFSKYAPQEGDSYVSLEVRGTAGYLDPEYYKTQQLSEKSDVFSFGVVLLEIVSGREPLNIKRPRIEWSLVEWAKPYIRASKVDEIVDPGIKGGYHAEALWRVVEVALQCLEPYSTYRPCMVDIVRELEDALIIENNASEYMKSIDSLGGSNRYSIVMDKRALPSTTSTAESTITTQTLSHPQPR; this is translated from the exons ATGATGGAGTTACAAGTTATTAGGATATTTAGATTGGTTGTGGCAtttgttctttgtttgtgtATATTTATCAGATCAGCTTCTTCTGCAACTAAAG GGTTTGAGAGCATAGCATGTTGTGCTGATTCAAATTACACAGATCCAAAAACCACCCTAACTTATACAACAGATCACATCTGGTTCTCTGATAAAAGAAGTTGCAGACAAATACCCGAAATTTTGTTTAGCCACAGAAGCAATAAAAATGTTcgaaaatttgaaatatatgaaGGAAAGAGATGTTATAATTTGCCAACAGTTAAGGATCAAGTATATTTGATAAGGGGCATATTTCCCTTTGATAGTTTAAATTCTTCGTTTTATGTTTCGATCGGGGTAACAGAACTAGGCGAATTAAGATCGTCTAGGCTCGAGGACTTGGAAATTGAGGGAGTTTTTAGAGCCACCAAAGACTACATAGATTTCTGCTTATTGAAGGAGGATGTCAATCCCTTCATTTCTCAGATTGAATTGAGGCCATTACCTGAAGAATACCTACATGGTTTCGGTACTAGTGTTTTAAAACTGATAAGCAGAAACAATCTTGGTGACACAAATGATGATATAAG GTTCCCAGATGACCAAAATGATAGAATCTGGAAACGGAAAGAAACTTCAACTCCAACATCTGCCCTTCCACTGTCTTTCAATGTCAGCAATGTTGACCTCAAAGACAGTGTCACACCTCCTCTACAAGTCCTACAAACAGCTCTTACTCACCCTGAGCGATTGGAGTTCGTCCATGATGGCCTCGAGACCGATGATTATGAATACTCTGTGTTTCTCCACTTTCTTGAACTAAATGGCACTGTCAGAGCAGGACAAAGGGTGTTTGACATCTATCTAAACAATGAGATTAAAAAGGAGAAATTTGATGTTTTGGCTGGAGGGTCCAAGAACAGTTACACTGCCTTGAACATTTCAGCAAATGGATCACTCAATATAACCTTAGTCAAGGCATCTGGATCTGAGTTTGGACCCCTTTTGAATGCCTATGAAATCCTGCAGGCACGGTCGTGGATTGAAGAGACCAACCAAAAAGATT tGGAAGTTATTCAGAAGATGAGAGAAGAACTGCTGCTGCACAACCAAGAAAATGAAGCATTGGAGAGTTGGAGTGGAGACCCTTGTATGATTTTCCCCTGGAAAGGAATAACATGTGATGATTCAACTGGTTCATCTATTATCACTAAGCT GGATCTTTCTTCCAATAATCTCAAGGGAGCAATTCCTTCCATTGTCACTAAGATGACCAATTTACAAATACT GGATCTTAGCTACAATGATCTTTCAGGATGGCTTCCAGAATCCATTATCTCACTGCCACATTTAAAATCATT ATATTTTGGCTGCAATCCATCTATGAGTGACGAAGATACAACAAAGTTGAACAGTTCACTAATCAATACAGA TTATGGGAGATGCAAAGCAAAAAAACCAAAGTTTGGACAAGTATTCGTGATTGGAGCTATTACAAGTGGATCACTTTTGATTACTTTGGCTGTTGGAATTCTATTTTTTTGCCGTTATAGACACAAGTCAATTACTTTGGAAGGATTTGGAAAGACCTACCCAATGGCAACAA ATATAATTTTCTCTTTGCCAAGCAAAGACGATTTCTTCATAAAGTCTGTATCAGTTAAACCGTTCACTTTGGAGTATATAGAGCAGGCTACAGAACAGTACAAAACTTTAATAGGTGAAGGAGGATTTGGCTCTGTTTACAGGGGCACTCTAGACGATGGTCAAGAAGTGGCAGTGAAAGTGCGGTCATCCACATCAACTCAGGGAACCCGAGAATTTGATAATGAG CTAAACCTACTTTCAGCTATACAACATGAGAACCTGGTGCCTCTTCTGGGTTACTGTAATGAGTATGATCAACAAATTCTCGTGTATCCTTTCATGTCCAATGGCTCTTTGCTAGATAGACTATACG GGGAAGCatcaaagagaaaaatattagaCTGGCCAACTAGACTCTCTATTGCTCTCGGTGCAGCTCGAG GTTTGGCATATCTTCACACATTTCCAGGACGTTCTGTAATACACAGGGACGTAAAATCGAGCAATATACTGCTGGATCAGAGCATGTGTGCTAAGGTTGCAGATTTTGGTTTCTCAAAATATGCTCCTCAGGAAGGAGACAGTTATGTTTCCCTTGAAGTAAGAGGAACTGCAGGGTATCTGGATCCTGA GTACTACAAAACCCAGCAATTATCTGAAAAAAGTGATGTTTTCAGCTTTGGTGTGGTTCTTCTTGAAATTGTAAGCGGACGGGAACCTCTCAACATAAAGAGACCAAGGATCGAGTGGAGCTTGGTTGAATGG GCTAAACCATACATAAGAGCATCAAAGGTGGATGAAATTGTAGATCCTGGCATCAAGGGAGGATATCATGCAGAGGCATTGTGGAGAGTTGTGGAAGTAGCACTACAATGTCTAGAACCCTACTCAACATATCGGCCATGCATGGTTGATATTGTCCGCGAGTTGGAGGATGCTCTCATTATTGAAAACAATGCATCTGAATACATGAAATCCATAGACAGCCTTGGAGGATCCAACCGCTACTCAATTGTTATGGACAAACGGGCGCTGCCTTCAACTACATCTACAGCAGAATCAACTATCACAACCCAAACCTTGTCACACCCTCAACCGAGATAG
- the LOC25494596 gene encoding protein BRICK 1, producing the protein MARAGGITNAVNVGIAVQADWENREFISHISLNVRRLFDFLVQFEATTKSKLASLNEKLDVLERRLELLEVQVGNASANPSLFAT; encoded by the exons ATGGCACGTGCTGGAGGAATCACAAACGCAGTTAACGTTGGAATTGCTGTTCAAGCTGATTGGGAAAATCGTGAATTCATCTCTCACATTTCTCTCAATGTTCGTCGTCTCTTCGATTTCCTTGTCCAATTCG AGGCTACAACAAAGAGTAAATTAGCTTCATTGAATGAGAAGCTTGATGTATTGGAGCGTCGTTTGGAATTACTTGAAGTTCAAGTTGGCAATGCTTCAGCTAATCCTTCTCTTTTTGCAACTTGA